DNA from Symphalangus syndactylus isolate Jambi chromosome 22, NHGRI_mSymSyn1-v2.1_pri, whole genome shotgun sequence:
GGTTTGCCTCCTATCAACTGTATGAGAAGTCATGTATTTCCACTTTCTTGCCATCAGTTTGCATCGTCTAACTCGCTACTTTTTGTCAAATTTACGGTTCACATTTAGATTCAGCTGTAATTATAATACAAGAAATCAGCTTTGTCTGttgcattagttttctagggctgccatcacaaattaccacaaacattgtggcttaaaacaacaaaaatgtattctctcacagatGTACAGAATAGAAGTCTGAAATTCAGGTGTCAGCAGGCCCATCCTCCCTCTGAAGGCTTTAGGGATGAAAccttccctgcctcctccagcctctgaaAGCCCAGGTGTTCCTTGGTTTGCGGCAGCACAACTCCAATCTCTGTCTACATGCATCTTCACATGGCcgtttcctctgtgtgtgtctcttttctgtctcttttagaCACTCTCATTGCATTTTGTGTCCACATTAATTAGTATGATCTCATTTTGGTCCTTACCTTAATTATTTCTGCAAaactctatttattttattttattttttctttttttttttttttgatggagtctccctctgtcgcccaggctggagtgcatcggtgcgatctcggctcactgtgagctccacctcccgggttcatgccattctcctgcctcagcatcccaagtagctgggactgcaggcgcccgccaccacgcccagctaatttttttgtatttttagtagagaaggggtttcactgtactagctaggatggtctcaatctcctgaccttgtgatctgcccgccttggcctccgaaagtgctgggattacaggcatgagccatcgcgcctgacCTGCAAAACTCTATTTCTAAATGAAGTCATATTCTGAGATTTTTGTTAGATGTGAATTTTGGGAGCCAGTATTACCCACTATATTTCTATTTAGACTTTCTATGGATGTGATTGTATATTATGTactgttttgtgtttgtgttctGTGTTTCTTTTCAATCAATgctatttgttaattttatcaCATGGATGCATGTAATCATTTTCAAAACCCCACTAGGTGTGAGAAGGTGAATTTTACAGTTGTAGGAAtgtacattctttttctttgtcttgagTTTATAAAAGCAATAAATTAGTCTTTGTGTATTCACCCAGGGACTCTTCTCCACAAACTCTGTTATATTTTATGCTATTTCTAGATTTGGGGAAGAAGGCTATTTACAAATGTGGTGTCCAGAACCTACTGTTCGAGGTAGCATAGTGTTATGAAAAGGTGCATAGACTACAAAAACAGACTGGATTTCAATTTCACTTCTTTTGCTTGCTAATTATGGAAACTTGGGTAAGTTAGGAACCATTACCCTATACCCTAGTTCTCTTATACATAACATGGGATTAAGACTGAGATGCTCAGAGACTGTAATTATAGTCTATTTGCTTAGTTTTTCATCagactcttcattttttataaaaagaacaaCACGTTGGGTGCAGACTGAAGAACTGCTTTTGACTACTCTTTGGTAGCCTGAAACatggtttctatttttctctaGACATTTCAATCCATCTGACCAATATGCTCAATGTAAAATATCTTGGAAGAATAACTCTGAGCAAATTGTTACACTTTGCAAATTAGATTGTAACAGGTATGATACATATTTTTAGTTCTTCCTGAAATCTGGAAGAATGACTTATACTTTTAGCGAAGTTAAAGACTTAGAATTTTGAATCTACGGTAGACAATACATTTTAAACTATGAACAACTGTTTTGATATCCAGGTCATTTCTTGTTACTATCTGCCTTGCCACTTTCAGAAGAATTTAATTTCTAATGGTGACTTAATGGGTTGCGATATCCACTGGAATTCTGAACTTTGCTGATGCGTTCCAGTGGAAAGAAATCTCTCAAAGTAATGTTCAAATTTGCCTGTGAAAAAGGCTATTTTGGGTAATGGTGAGAGAGTTATCAGCTTGACTGCCTCTTTGGAAGCTATAAGATTTAAGTCTGCCTTTAGCTTGCTCTTAGAAGATTGGAAAGACTCCAGCCCATTTTAGTAAATTTTCCATCTTCCTAACTCTTGGTTTCTTGtttaaagcaaagcaaaaaaacaCAGTATTCACTAGGTGGTAGCTAAGTTCCTTGTAAACTTTACTTGTTTCAGTTTTGGCTGGAAGTTGTAACTTTCAACTGCAGTGTCACTTTCTTAGATTTCTTATACCAATTAAAGATTTACATCTACCCATTAGAAATGTTGACAATACCTCCACCAAAATTAGTAAATTTGTCCATAGCAAATAAGCCAAGTGCAAATTAAAGTTTTCAtcattccaaatatattttattttgttaaaaaatgtcaaatatttaccatatttaaaaaacattaaaatcaggAATTATCCATGCTAGAGGACTATCTCAGAACTTTTATGTCATCTCTCCATATCATTTACTTTTCAGGAAAATATGTCAGAGAAAATACTAAGTCCTAGACATGTCATAAGctaaaatatgaaataagataTTAAAAGGTAATAGGAAAATATAACATATGAGACATTATATACTAGGCCCAAGAAAATCAACTAAAATTTGAATTAGAGAGTTTAGTATAGCGGCTagttacaaataaagaaacacatatatatatatacacacacataaatacatatatatgattatcAACAtttgagaaacaacaaaaaatacaattgaataattacttcatcaaaattaaaataattcataagttttgTAAGTTTCAGTATATaatgaaaaaagttataaaacattACTGAAGTCAcaaaagaagacccaaataagtTCAAAATTAAACCATGTTCTAGGATAGGAAAGTCAAATATGGtataacaatatatatttatccCTGAAACAATGTTTTGGTTAATGCAATTATAATGATATACTGTTCATATTATTTGGTAAAATCACTCTAGTTAACGTAAATGAAAAACTGAATGAGACAAACCAAGATAGTTTGAGGGGGAGTAGTAATGGGAGTACTTATATGGGTAGATAGTAAAATGTAAtctaggccagacacagtggctcacagtacctgtaatcccagcattttgggagcctgaggtgggtggaccacttgaggtcaggagttcgagaccagcctggccaacatgacagaactttgtctctaccaaaaatataaaaattagccgggaatggtggcacacacctgtaatcccagctacttgggaggctgaggcaggagaattgcttgaactggggaggtggaggttgcagtgagccaagattgagccactgcactacagcctgagtgatagggcaagactccatctcaaaaaacaaataaaataaaataagaaaataaaatgtaatatagatTTACATTAATTAAATCAGCTTGCTACTGAACTAATCTCAGAAGGCATTTTGCCAAGTGAGAAAAGCCACCCTCAACAGGCTATTTGCTATATGACTCTACTTATATGACAATCTTGAAAAAGCAAACTCTAAGAGCACAATCAGATGGCTACTGTCAAGGACAGGAAGTGGGAAGGAGGAGGTGACTACTGTGGGGGACAGGGGCATTTTTGGGGTTGATGAAACTGTTCTGTCTCCAagatctgataattttataaCTATGGTATCagccaattaccctgatttgttCATTATACATTGTTTGCTTGCATGCATCAAAATATCTCcagtatcccataaatatgtgcaactattatgtattcataagaattaaaaataaattttaaaaaattaaaataataaaaaataaattgttataaaaaGCTCACAAAACCATACACTAAAgagtcatttttttctatatgtaaactgtacttgaaaaatgaaaaaaaaagcttaatattTGTACTAGGAGTTGATTGTAGGGTTCTCTGAAATGTCAATCTTCCCTTCTCCCTTGTGAGTTCTGAACCAATTCATAGGTAGAATTGTGAATAGGAAGAGACAAATATGAGTATTGTTACTGGTAAAGTTGTACTGGACTTATAACCCCAAGAGTCTTCCTACTACCTCCCCTTAATTTTAACCCTGGGATCCTCTTAAAGAGAGAGTTTGCAGAACAAACACTTAGCTGGGCAGAGACAAGGATAATTCTAACGTGCACATTCTggctaggctcagtggctcacgcctgtaatcccagcactttggggggccaacgTGAGTGGattacctgatgtcaggagtttgaaactaccctggccaacatgccaaaaccctgtttctactaaaaatacaaaaatgagccaggcgtagtggcaggtacctgtaatcccagctactcagggtgctgaggcaggagaatcacttgaactcgggaggtggaggttgcagtgagcagagattgcgcaactgcactccagcctgggcaacagagtgatacttcgtctcaaataaataaataaataaaataaagtacacaTTCCTCCAAGAGCAGAGGACACTGACAGGAAGACAGTTTGAGGTGTTACCAAATTTGCCCGTGGAAACAGTTGCTACCCCTTAACTGAGGTTTAGAACTGTGTGCCTCGGCTCCTCTGAAACAGCAACAATGTAAAACACCGAGAACCTCATGCTCAGTCTCTTTTCCAAATTTCAGTCATCTATAAATCACACCACGTGCTTAGAAGTAGAGCAAGTGAATGGCAGGCAGAAGGAGGGCGGTGCTTCTACTGGCTGTCAGAGTGAGGGTTTCTGTATTATATGTTTGGTAGTAGCTAGCATGTTGGGAGAGGGAAAAAATACCTCCTTCTAATAAAGACAGTTCACAAATTTCATataacaaaggagacagggtagattatttttaaaataatactgtttTGAAAATTAGCtaaattatttgggaaaaataTTGAGTAGTTAGTAGCTTTCTCTGgcataagaaatatataatagTAGTTGGTAGCTTTTTTCTTGAcacaagaaatacataaataacttacaaataatttatatcaCAAATTCGTGACAATTTGTTCAACAAATTTTCAGTCACATCAACCAATCAATAAtagccttttaaaaacaaaactctagATTATATTAAACCTATAGGTATTTTCATAGTATGTGTTCAGAAAAGAGCTATTTCTAGTTAGATATAATATAACCAGCTTAAAATATAACCAGCTTAAGTCTCCCCCCGGctcctcccgcctccccccacctccctccgcCCTgagcccccaacacacacacccatgcccACCTCCCCGCTCAGAGGCTGAAGGCAAGTGCAGCAAGGAGTGGTAAAAGGAAAGCAGTTTTATTCAAATGCAAGCAGGTGGGGAATGGCCAGGTTCATGCCTTTAACAGACCATTCCCCGTTTGGGGGCTAAGTAAAGGAGTTTAAGACGGAAAAGATACGGGAAATATGTGGAAATAGTGCAGGAAGGTGCAGGTCTGCGTGTCTTGTTCTGAAGGTTATCTTGAGTAATGGCCTGTCCTGAGGTCTGATTTGCCTTTTCCTGACTTTGGCCTGGTAGTGGTGGGTTAACTGTAAGTAATGCCCCTCTCAAGGGAGGATTCTGCAGCCAGGTTTCCCTGCCTTGTTTGTTTCAAAATCGGCCCCTAGGATTTCTAAGCAAGCACTTAATTAGATAAGAAACACTGTGTATGAATGTACCTGGTGGGAAAGGGACATAAAGTCTTACAACACAAGGCTACATTCTGagattcagaaagaaagaaaaaaaagtttgaaaatgcaTCTTGAGGCTGGGATCCTTGGTTATAATAATTcaatttgtatataaaatattttctccataaaaTTGGTTTCTCAGTATAAAACAACTAAGGCTGTTGTGACTGTGCCCTTTATGTAACAAATGATCTAATAACATGTTAGAGACCTAGTATTCAATGTTTTATCTTCTGTCTCTGGAATGGCTTTTCTGGATACTAGGTATAATATATCCAATAAAAGACATAAAGTTCTTTTTGGATTTATGCTGAAGTTGAAAGACAGTAGACATCTTCTCCCATACTCAGTTGCCTTAAATTTGCTTTAGCCTTCAATTCAGTTACAGGCCTAGTTGCCTAGATTGCAAAGAGAAATATGAACAGAGCTAAGACGGAGGAGATAAACTTTGAACAGAAGCAGTACAATGTAAAAGTTGGGACAGGAATGGTCTATgcttactttttttccttcctgtctctcttttAAATTTCAGCATGACATAGTTCTGAATTCTGAAGAGTGtcctatattttctattttatgatcAGACTACATTTGACCTAACCTCTCTATCTCATCTCTTGACATCATAGCCCATGACCCAGCTCAATGAAATTATGTATAGGTTCTCCACTGTGTCATGCTTCTATGCATTCTCAACATACTATTTCTCTCTCGTGGAATGTCTTTCTTCTCCATCTAGCTGATGCTAACTATAAGTGGAAcccttcctgccctgccctgatTGAGATGCCATTCCTCTGCACTCTCAAAGCACCCTGTCCATCATGTAACAGGGCTGTTCCTGCCAAGGAACAATTGCCAATTTAGTTTGCTCGATCTATCCATAGGCTATAAGTTCCTTGAAGCCCTGGCTGTATCTTCTGGCATTCTGTAGGCTCACAAAATTTGTGAAGAATGGTTGAACACACTGTGTTTATGGCAAGCAACTTAGTATAATTTAATACACACTAATCAGGGATTACCCAGAACATGCAGTTTCTAGCCTGTAAGGCACTTGGATAAATAACTGTGATGAGATGTCTGTGTGCTTTCTCTAAACATAGATtaccaataacaacaacaaaaatcgtAACAATAATAATGTGTTTTCTGAGGTTTAAGAGCatgctaaaataataatgaaagatgCATATAAACGAGGTTGTATAGATGAAAAAACCAAatcacagagaacttattttgttCAAATTTGCACCAGAGAAACTGATAAAGGTGGGATTTAAATGTATACAAGCCAAACTGTAGATATTATGTGTTTGACCATAAAAGATCACAAAAAGGTGTTTGCTTTTTAACAATTACATCTACGGTTTCCTCATACGGAACTTGAACTGTTAGCTGGTACACAAGTTATagtggtttttgccattagttTAATTTTGCCATTtactttaatggcaaaaaccgcaattacttttgcacgaACCTGATACATTAAAAACGAGTTTCTTAAATGTTCAAACAAACAAGAGAGTGTCTCTTCAAAAGTGTCAtctaaaaagtatgttttaaatttatatgcagtctttttttaatggctgccttTACCTCTTGATTTCTTAATGTATAAATAATAGGATTTAAGAGAGGTGTGAAAATTGTGTaaaacacagaaagaattttatcTACTGAGTATCTGCTGAAGGGCCATACGTAGATAAAGACACACGGAGCGAAGAACAGAGTCACAACTGTGATGTGAGCTGAGAGAGTGGAGAACGCCTTCGAGGATCGACTGGCAGCACGGTACCTAACTGAGAATATTATGACTCCATAGGAGATAAGCAAGAGGAGGAAGCAGACCAGTGACAGGAGCCCACTGTCAGCAATGACCAGGAACTGTAGGATGTAGGTGTCCTTGCAGGCAAGTTTAATCACAAGGGGAAGGTCACAGAAAAAGCTGTCTATAACATTGGGACCACAGAAGGGCAAATTCAACATGAAAGCCATTTGACTAGATGAGTGCACAAATCCAACTGCATGGGAGGATAACAATAGCCCAGTGAGCACCCGTGGGCTCATTATGGTCATGTAATGGAAGGGTTTGCATATGGCAACATACCTGTCTATTGCCATG
Protein-coding regions in this window:
- the LOC129472054 gene encoding LOW QUALITY PROTEIN: olfactory receptor 4K13-like (The sequence of the model RefSeq protein was modified relative to this genomic sequence to represent the inferred CDS: substituted 1 base at 1 genomic stop codon); its protein translation is MERANHSVVSEFILLGLSKSQNLQILFFLGFSVVFVGIVLGNLLILVTVTFDSCLHIPMYFLLTNHSCIDMILASFATPKMIVDFLXKHKTISWWGCYSQMFFMHLLGGSEMMLLVAMAIDRYVAICKPFHYMTIMSPRVLTGLLLSSHAVGFVHSSSQMAFMLNLPFCGPNVIDSFFCDLPLVIKLACKDTYILQFLVIADSGLLSLVCFLLLLISYGVIIFSVRYRAASRSSKAFSTLSAHITVVTLFFAPCVFIYVWPFSRYSVDKILSVFYTIFTPLLNPIIYTLRNQEVKAAIKKRL